Proteins from a single region of Dictyostelium discoideum AX4 chromosome 5 chromosome, whole genome shotgun sequence:
- a CDS encoding RNA recognition motif-containing protein RRM produces MNNKIFVSQLPWSVCREALKQHFSKYGSINHSYVVVDKVTKRSRGFGFVTFDQSDSVQKAMEAENEMGGRKLVVSFAQEKTENNQQKPTDN; encoded by the coding sequence atgaataataaaatttttgtcTCCCAATTACCATGGTCCGTTTGCAGAGAAGCACTCAAACaacatttttcaaaatatggTTCAATCAATCATTCCTATGTTGTAGTCGATAAAGTTACTAAACGTTCAAGAGGTTTTGGTTTTGTCACTTTCGATCAATCAGACTCCGTTCAAAAGGCCATGGAAGCTGAAAATGAAATGGGTGGTAGAAAATTAGTTGTCTCCTTTGCTCAAGAGAAAACcgaaaataatcaacaaaaaccaacagacaattaa
- the taf5 gene encoding TFIID subunit, translating into MSTPPQQPNQSQPTQSPPIITTPQTTTTTISSPIAQTTIPASGVGSSSANAVTSTPSPTTTTSTAPSTPTPTPTPTPNPNTTSSISTSTPTPTTTTTTILTPPLPQNTTTPITAVPSSASAIPITATTTISPNTSSNITALPTTPTTPNITPTTTAATTTTTTTPTTSSSSSTTNAPTSNEVKSAQTKDKYDLAVLNYLRKKGYTNAEAILKQEIFNSSQSMSSPISPSDDEATNTTTTNQTNINTVTDNLGSSDDQELAQYLHMYNSSNKGDTSNPQNYLEQYKKLGNWIHSSLDIYKNELLSILYPVFVHSYIDLITKGYPQQARELMEKIGPDHEEYFGDDLKLLRGISNTDHLKENELVDLFRNNRWNIKMCAYSFELLMSFLHQSNFILLLGLINQYIHINVSNLRPGFIDDEQYSISFQSEKDAGDLNSTPINYHAFKPEFEDDVLVQQKEKQQLEQGRILPLTDPNAPLPPVVAPPPPPPPTSGYIPKLKKKDKKKKEVKDERMSKIESNVPIPNLTERFENELMEDFTKCVSLSSSHLPSICFYTIFNTYQGLNTTDISKDAQLVAGGFSDSSVKIWNLKEMKEQRLQQQQQQQQQQQQQQNSNQNGYFENGNFASSASSASSAMNGSGNNNENNKSTTANNNLNSGSSSSSNKLQKQQKESEFKTFLGHSGPVYGCSFSPDSQYLLSCSEDTTARLWSMETMSNLVCYKGHNFPVWDVSFSPFGFYFATASHDRTARLWTTNHISPLRIFTGHLSDCNTVRFHPNINYLATGSNDKSARLWEIQTGKCVRIFMGHRAPIYTVAFSPDGRLLATAGEDTSVILWDLSTGKKVKKMDGHTKCVYSLDFSCDGSILASGSSDCTVRLWDVKKAFNSSLSTQPSSLINDESRKRKTLKSKLFSDELLETYPTKQTPVYNVCFSRRNLLLASGAFNTLTAFDKF; encoded by the exons atgtcAACTCCACCTCAACAACCAAACCAATCACAACCAACTCAATCACcaccaataataacaacaccacaaacaactacaactacaataTCATCACCTATAGCACAAACCACTATACCTGCTAGTGGTGTTGGATCATCAAGTGCAAATGCAGTAACATCAACTCCATcaccaacaactacaacttctACAGCGCCATCTACACCAAccccaacaccaacaccaacaccaaacCCAaatacaacatcatcaatatcaacatcaactccaactccaactacaacaacaacaacaattttaaCACCACCACTTCCTCAAAATACTACAACACCAATTACAGCAGTTCCATCATCAGCATCAGCAATACCAattacagcaacaacaacaatatcccCAAATACATCATCAAATATAACAGCATTACCAACAACACCTACAACACCAAACATAACAcctacaacaacagcagcaacaacaactactacaacaacaccaacaacatcatcgtcatcatcaactACAAACGCGCCAACATCAAATGAAGTAAAATCAGCACAAACAAAAGATAAATATGATTTAGCGGTACTTAAttatttaagaaaaaaaggATACACAAATGCAGAGGCAATATTAAAAcaagaaatatttaattcaagTCAATCAATGTCATCACCAATATCACCATCAGACGATGAAGCAACcaataccaccactaccaatcAAACCAATATTAATACAGTTACAGATAATTTAGGATCATCAGATGATCAAGAATTAGCACAATATCTTCATATGTATAATAGTAGCAATAAAGGTGATACATCTAATCCTCAAAACTATTTagaacaatataaaaaacttGGTAATTGGATTCACAGTTCTTTAGATATCTATAAGAATGAATTACTCTCAATCTTATATCCAGTATTTGTTCATTCATATATCGATTTAATCACAAAAGGTTATCCACAACAAGCTAGAGAATTAATGGAAAAAATTGGTCCTGATCATGAAGAATattttggtgatgatttaaaattattaagaGGTATTAGTAATACTGatcatttaaaagaaaatgaa tTAGTTGATTTATTTAGAAATAATAGATGGAATATTAAAATGTGTGCATATTCATTTGAATTGTTAATGTCATTTTTACATCAAAGtaatttcatattattattaggattaattaatcaatataTTCATATCAATGTAAGTAATCTTAGACCTGGTTTCATTGATGATGAACAATATTCAATATCATTTCAATCAGAGAAAGATGCtggtgatttaaattcaacaccAATCAATTATCATGCATTTAAACCAGAATTTGAGGATGACGTATTAGTACAACAAAAAGAGAAACAACAATTGGAACAAGGTAGAATCTTACCATTAACTGATCCAAATGCACCATTACCACCTGTTGTtgctccaccaccacctccaccaccaaCTTCTGGTTATATtccaaaattaaagaaaaaagataaaaaaaaaaaagaagttaAAGACGAAAGAATGtcaaaaattgaatcaaatgtaccaattccaaattt aactgaaagatttgaaaatgaattaatggAAGATTTTACAAAATGtgtttcattatcatctagTCATTTACcatcaatttgtttttatacaatttttaatacttATCAAGGATTAAATACAACAGATATTTCAAAGGATGCACAATTAGTTGCAGGTGGTTTTAGTGATAGTTCTGTAAAGATTtggaatttaaaagaaatgaaaGAACAAAGattacaacagcaacagcaacaacaacaacaacagcaacaacaacaaaattcaaatcaaaatggttattttgaaaatggtaattttGCATCATCAGCATCATCAGCATCATCAGCAATGaatggtagtggtaataataatgaaaataataaatcaacaactgcaaataataatttaaatagtggtagtagtagtagtagtaacaaattacaaaaacaacaaaaagaatcagaatttaaaacatttttagGTCATTCTGGACCAGTTTATGGTTGTTCATTCTCACCAGATTCacaatatttattatcatgTTCAGAGGATACAACAGCAAGATTATGGAGTATGGAAACAATGAGTAATTTAGTTTGTTATAAAGGTCATAATTTCCCAGTTTGGGATGTATCTTTTAGTCCATTTGGTTTCTATTTCGCAACAGCATCTCATGATCGTACTGCAAGATTATGGACAACCAATCATATATCACCATTACGTATTTTCACTGGTCACCTTTCAGATTGTAATACAGTACGTTTTCATCCAAATATCAATTACTTAGCCACTGGTAGCAATGATAAATCTGCACGTCTTTGGGAGATTCAAACCGGTAAATGTGTGCGTATTTTCATGGGTCATCGTGCCCCAATTTACACTGTTGCCTTCTCGCCAGATGGTAGATTATTAGCAACCGCTGGTGAGGATACAAGTGTTATCCTTTGGGATTTATCGACAGGTAAAAAGGTTAAAAAAATGGATGGTCATACAAAATGTGTTTACTCTTTGGATTTCAGCTGTGATGGTAGTATACTTGCTAGTGGTTCCTCTGATTGTACAGTACGTTTATGGGATGTTAAAAAAGCTTTCAATAGTTCCCTCTCAACTcaaccatcatcattaattaatgatgaatctagaaaaagaaaaacacttaaatcaaaattattctCTGATGAACTTTTGGAAACTTATCCAACAAAACAAACTCCAGTTTATAATGTTTGTTTCTCAAGAAGAAACTTATTATTAGCTTCTGGTGCTTTTAATACTTTAACTgcttttgataaattttaa
- a CDS encoding hypothetical protein (P0406H10.1 protein (P0509B06.3 protein)) — MSSNELMNKLPTIIGIVTLFAIHGYRKKSLNQSGTITAWLTGVSTCIFGSTFATLLLSFYFSSSYLTKYKSSIKKTIEDGHTAGGQRNYIQVLSNSLPGTIFAAIFYFFSKSSNTLINFNNDFFSSFIICCFIGHYSCCNGDTWASELGILSKGEPILITTFKKVPKGTNGGLSPLGIGASIAGGFFIGLMFYISSYFFNLPFYHQQQQIISILLLSTISGLLGSLIDSLMGSTLQLSLFSIDRKVVINNVDKLLPNEKTKHISGANILDNHQVNFLSCLCTSILSGFIGYFIFN; from the exons atgaGTTCTAATGAACTAATGAATAAATTACCAACTATTATTGGTATAGTGACTTTATTTGCAATTCATGGATATAGAAAGAAATCATTGAATCAATCAGGAACAATAACAGCATGGCTAACTGGTGTATCAACTTGTATATTTGGATCAACATTTgcaactttattattatcattttatttttcatcttCTTATCTtacaaaatataaatcatcaataaaGAAAACTATAGAAGATGGTCATACAGCAGGTGGtcaaagaaattatataCAAGTATTATCCAATAGTTTACCTGGTACAATTTTTGCTGCtatcttttatttcttttcaaaaagttcaaatactttaattaattttaataatgactTCTTTTCAAGTTTTATTATATGTTGTTTTATAgg acaTTATTCATGTTGTAATGGCGATACATGGGCAAGTGAATTGGGTATACTAAGCAAGGGTgaaccaattttaataacaacttttaaaaaagtacCAAAAGGTACAAATGGTGGACTTAGTCCTTTAGGTATTGGTGCGAGTATTGCAGGTGGTTTTTTCATTGGTTTAATGTTTTATATATCAAGttactttttcaatttaccattctatcatcaacaacaacaaataatatcaatattgttattatcaaCTATCTCTGGTTTATTAGgatcattaattgattcattaatgGGTTCAACATTACAACTCTCATTGTTTTCAATCGATAGAAAAGTGGTTATAAATaatgttgataaattattaccaaatgaaaaaacCAAACATATCAGTGGCGCAAATATTTTAGATAATCATCAAGTCAATTTCTTATCTTGTCTTTGTACAAGTATTTTATCAGGTTTCATTggttatttcatttttaactaa
- the ankrd39 gene encoding ankyrin repeat-containing protein 39, which translates to MDKHHNHECNGHECNHVQVDSVTQSLDELNFERGIWGSIINSDFKKVEQLLYKNSSLSNTMDSSGYYPLHYAVRNDKNNDIVQLLLDNGANINCQTSGGATPLHRSCFCNSINNTKLLLKKGITKVDLIDSDGMTPLHKAYQQGNMEIVNLLLQFGADPNILDKNKMKPIQLLK; encoded by the exons ATGGACAAACATCATAATCATGAATGTAATGGGCACGAATGTAATCATGTTCAAGTTGACTCAGTTACACAATCATTggatgaattaaattttgaaagaGGAATATGGGgttcaattataaattcagATTTTAAAAAGGTTGAACAATTgttatataaaaattcatCACTTTCAAATACTATGGATTCATCAGGTTATTATCCATTGCACTATGCAGTtagaaatgataaaaataatgacaTAGTTCAATTGTTATTAGATAATGGTGCAAACATTAATTGTCAAACTAGTGGTGGTGCAACACCTCTTCATAGATCATGTTTTTGTAATTCTATAAAT aatacaaaattattattaaaaaaaggtatAACCAAAGTTGATTTAATAGATTCAGATGGTATGACACCACTTCATAAAGCTTACCAACAAGGTAATATGGAAAtagttaatttattattacaatttggTGCTGATCCTAATAttttagataaaaataaaatgaaacctattcaattgttaaagtaa
- the prmt5 gene encoding Skb1 family protein — MINSAQYEFSCGVELESVDIQLDIERAYDLEYQFIMTSISHPRFNRDFTKASIGNSFSNKVAFTRSDTLLQSNYWRSSIVGKTSTNGIDLDSIDPTIRSNSVKTLKQEISWAAHLSLPSILLPTPSFNSTNYAQVVNQSLQSLSYMKVWIRIPLVSPKSQLLNKFDYYQDHNTSGGSGNNLVDNDNPWEWWNNFRLLCNQHPNLSAVLEMTSDLPSKEQLQQWLGEPVKCVIIPTSVFLTNKAGFPTLSKAHQQFLLQLFNYNIQFVVSGASMDTLKDYKTYLKFLHTNQNPLTQEEYFEMPYLDFLQAPLQPLMDNLESQTYEVFEKDPIKYKQYQNAVRLALLDLDKKDSKDDPIIIMVVGAGRGPLVNSSIQASIEANKFVKVFAVEKNPNAIVTLRNRIIMEGWEEIVTVIDSDMRDWNTEYRADIMVSELLGSFGDNELSPECLDGAQRYLKKDTGISIPTWYTSYIAPISSSKLFNEVTAYGDLKHSETPYVVKPHNFHQLAESKPLFTFSHPNRDEIIDNSRYESLEFELTIPSTTCHGFIGYFDCCLYKDVHISINPSNFSTGMFSWFPIYFPLKQPVYFSNGNLNNNNNNNIKAKCAFWRNVSKSKVWYEWCLLSPTITPIQNVGGRSYYIGL, encoded by the exons atgataaatagtGCACAATATGAATTTTCATGTGGGGTTGAATTAGAATCGGTTGATATTCAACTTGATATCGAGCGTGCATATGATTTGGAATATCAATTTATAATGACCTCAATTTCACATCCAAGATTTAATCGTGATTTTACCAAAGCATCAATTGGTAATAGTTTTAGTAACAAAGTAGCATTTACAAGATCAGATACATTATTACAATCAAATTATTGGAGATCATCAATCGTTGGTAAAACCAGTACCAATGGTATAGATTTAGATTCAATTGATCCAACAATTCGTAGTAATAGTGTTAAAACATTAAAACAAGAGATATCATGGGCAGCACATTTATCATTACCATCAATTCTCTTACCAACACCATCATTCAATAGTACAAATTATGCACAAGTTGTAAATCAATCACTCCAATCACTTTCCTATATGAAAGTTTGGATTAGAATACCATTAGTTTCACCAAAATCACaattattgaataaatttgattattatcaaGATCATAATactagtggtggtagtggtaataatttagttgataatgataatccaTGGGAATGGTGGAACAATTTTAGATTACTTTGTAATCAACATCCAAATTTATCAGCAGTTTTAGAGATGACATCAGATTTACCATCAAAagaacaattacaacaatggTTAGGTGAACCAGTGAAATGTGTAATTATACCAACATCAGTTTTCTTAACTAATAAAGCGGGTTTTCCAACATTATCAAAAGCACATCAACAATTTCTTTTACAGCTATTCAACTATAATATTCAATTTGTTGTTAGTGGTGCATCTATGGATACTTTAAAAGACTACAAAAcctatttgaaatttttacatACAAATCAAAATCCATTAACTCAAGAGGAATACTTTGAAATGCCATATTTAGATTTCCTTCAAGCACCACTTCAACCATTAATGGATAATTTAGAATCACAAACTTATGAAGTCTTTGAAAAAGATCCAATcaaatataaacaatatcAAAATGCTGTTAGATTGGCTTTATTGGATTTGgataaaaaagattcaaaagATGATCCAATCATTATTATGGTAGTTGGTGCTGGTAGAGGTCCTTTAGTAAATTCTTCAATTCAAGCTTCAATTGAAGCtaataaatttgttaaaGTTTTTGCTGTTGAAAAAAATCCAAACGCTATCGTTAC attAAGAAATAGAATTATAATGGAAGGATGGGAAGAAATTGTTACAGTTATTGATAGTGATATGAGAGATTGGAATACAGAATATAGAGCAGATATTATGGTTAGTGAATTATTAGGATcatttggtgataatgaaTTAAGTCCAGAATGTTTAGATGGAGCAcaaagatatttaaaaaaagatacagGTATTAGTATTCCAACTTGGTATACCTCTTATATTGCACCAATTAGTTCATCAAAACTTTTTAATGAAGTTACTGCCTATGGTGATTTAAAACATTCAGAAACACCATACGTTGTTAAACCTCATAATTTCCATCAATTAGCAGAATCAAAACCATTATTTACATTCTCACATCCAAATAGAGATGAAATCATTGATAACTCTAGATATGAATCAttagaatttgaattaacAATTCCATCAACCACTTGTCATGGTTTCATTGGTTATTTCGATTGTTGTCTATATAAAGATGTTCATATAAGTATTAATCCAAGTAATTTTTCAACTGGTATGTTTAGTTGGTTTCCAATTTATTTCCCATTAAAACAACCAGTTTATTTCTCAAatggaaatttaaataataataataataataatataaaagcTAAATGTGCATTTTGGAGAAATGTTTCAAAGAGTAAAGTTTGGTATGAATGGTGtttattatcaccaacaaTTACTCCAATTCAAAATGTTGGTGGTAGATCATATTATATTGGTCTTTAA
- a CDS encoding hypothetical protein (EPS15 homology (EH) domain-containing protein) has translation MRSEAQVPPAQKVYYEELFQIADVDKDGVIGLNDASFFRNSMLSNDILRDIWQLSDVNNGYLNIDDFFVALKLVSLAQMGAPVTLDSIKLIPVIPPPKLNDIPPLKNDWIISNGEKQNYIDLFNKYDEDGDGFILGSQAKTIFGTSGLPTKMLSHIWNLSDVSKDQKLDCQEFIMATFLIRSVLKGYELPNKLPESLITSSHYISSAGVPSPKIPEWLIPPPERIIYEDLFNKNQQGGIFTGSQAKVLFEKSGLSNQDLKLIWDLADHNQEQVLDKHKFVIAMFLISQRKKGKELPQSLPQLLLESSKSTFNPSSITSPPPQSSPQSSQLQQQPPQQQQQTGDSKYNINLNDLVSNTTPIGQPNIQPTTTTTTTPATASGGLNVSGLLSPPPQQQSPSIVGTPPSTITREGSFTFDNSGGGNNLLAKPPRSNSITRMNSFQHQLPQQQQQQVSPQSTISNTSIGSGSSSFLSTNATTSSPPPIPSTSSQPTSSNNSSITSNNNNPISPTSTNITQLFENIEKVKQQVFEQERIRQEEIQVKLNQELQLEAELKQQLAQEQQQLDEVRENVKEEEIKLSSIKADNQSLKEQISTARVDIKSLKSQLEQQSSLLREKSELFDEQNEALSHLNDDLKEKQQELQKNKQQIEQLLSSIESIKQNRTDVKNQISTVTKQLNDSKLELKQLAEEQKQQKQKLAEEQKQLQQLQQQQQQQATSKSLTSVKSDDNITFLSGINTNTTSTNTATSIPTASVSGNDNWDFFNSPPVKSSSSLPTSPFDDDKTFVPTFTTTTTTTNNNNNNNTINTSNGNLTFTSPVKSTVNQLKSSNSSVGGTGGSVSTRKLSGASVSSNNSFNDNTSIDTLNNHFGSDQFSFNSFGSNNLTAPPTTSSSTNKVQSDFFGVGGGNKDPFGGDSNNNPFGEESTSSIRDGGSETLSEAHTLFDKDPLFETNDAFQSSKDPFGQILFSNFTKDSFGGESVSNNSNNSSIISSNTIPSSNFTFNTNSTTTNNRQSPIDSDLFSDNQQQQQQQQQQQQQQQQQQQQQQQPTQSNQNNQSFTSNDSFDDFQTTPTPTNNNNNTTTTEFGVKFSDTTFGDSSNGDFDFGSNVFGQPSANDPFSSSIEPQHQPDTNNVSSDPFKGGFDDFGSAPFSFDNKFNEVVGDDSPSLTTATTTTTNDNDNGTFVFNDNNNNTPSPFDS, from the exons ATGAGGAGCGAAGCACAAGTTCCTCCAGCACAAAAAGTTTATTATGAAGAACTTTTTCAAATTGCTGATGTGGACAAAGATGGAGTAATTGGTTTAAACGATGCAtcattttttagaaattcaatgttatcaaatgatattttaagagat atttgGCAATTATCAGATGTGAATAAtggatatttaaatattgacgATTTTTTTGTAGCATTAAAATTAGTTTCATTGGCACAAATGGGAGCACCAGTTACTTTGGAtagtattaaattaataccaGTTATTCCAccaccaaaattaaatgatattcccccattaaaaaatgat tgGATAATAAGTAATggtgaaaaacaaaattatatagatttatttaataaatatgatGAGGATGGTGATGGATTTATTTTAGGATCACAAGCTAAAACTATATTTGGTACAAGTGGATTGCCAACAAAAATGTTGAGCCATATTTGGAATTTATCAGATGTTAGTAAGGATCAAAAATTGGATTGTCAAGAGTTTATAATGGCAACATTTCTCATTAGATCAGTATTAAAAGGTTATGAACTACCAAATAAATTACCAGAATCATTGATTACATCTTCACATTATATTAGTTCGGCTGGTGTACCATCACCAAAGATTCCAGAATGGTTAATACCACCACCCGAGAGAATAATATATGAAGATTTATTCAATAAGAACCAACAGGGAGGTATATTCACAGGTTCTCAAGCAAAAGTTCTCTTTGAGAAATCTGGTCTCTCCAATCaagatttgaaattgatttggGATTTAGCTGACCACAATCAAGAACAAGTTTTAGATAAAcataaatttgtaattgcAATGTTTTTAATCtctcaaagaaaaaaaggtAAAGAATTACCTCAATCACTTCCTCAACTATTATTAGAATCTTCAAAGAGTACATTCAATCCTTCTTCAATAacttcaccaccaccacaatctTCACCACAATCTTctcaactacaacaacaaccaccacaacagcaacaacaaactggtgattcaaaatataatataaatttaaatgatttagttTCAAATACCACACCAATTGGCCAACCAAATATACAaccaactactactactactacaacacCTGCAACTGCTTCAGGTGGCTTGAATGTTAGTGGTTTACTTTCACCACCACCTCAACAGCAATCACCTTCAATTGTAGGTACACCACCTTCTACTATAACAAGAGAAGGATCATTTACATTTgataatagtggtggtggtaataatttattagcaAAACCACCAAGAAGTAATAGTATTACACGTATGAATTCATTCCAACATCAattaccacaacaacaacaacaacaagtttCACCACAATCGACCATTTCAAATACTAGtattggtagtggtagtagtagtttcTTATCAACTAATGCtacaacatcatcaccaccaccaataccaTCAACATCTTCACAACCAacttcatcaaataatagttCTATAactagtaataataacaatccAATTAGTCCAACATCCACCAATATTActcaattatttgaaaacaTTGAAAAAGTTAAACAACAAGTATTTGAACAAGAGAGAATTAGACAAGAGGAAATTCAAGTTAAATTGAACCAAGAATTACAATTGGAAGCAGAGTTAAAACAACAACTCgcacaagaacaacaacaattagatGAGGTTAGGGAAAATGTAAAAGAAGAGGAAATCAAACTATCCTCTATTAAAGCTGATAATCAATCATTGAAAGAACAAATTTCAACCGCTAGAGTcgatattaaatcattaaaatcacaGTTGGAACAACAATCATCACTACTCAGAGAAAAGAGTGAATTGTTTGACGAACAAAATGAAGCACTCTCACACTTGAATGATGATCttaaagaaaaacaacaagagTTACAAAAGAATAAACAACAAATCGAACAATTATTGTCATCAATTGAATCGATTAAACAAAATCGTACCGATGTAAAGAATCAAATTTCAACTGTAACCAAACAATTGAATGACTctaaattagaattaaaacaattagctgaggaacaaaaacaacaaaaacaaaaattagcagaagaacaaaaacaattacaacaattacaacaacaacaacaacaacaagcaacTTCAAAATCTTTAACCTCTGTTAAATCTGATGATAATATAACTTTCCTTAGTGGTATTAATACAAATACCACCTCTACAAACACAGCAACTTCAATTCCAACTGCAAGTGTAAGTGGAAATGATAATTGGgacttttttaattcaccaccagttaaatcatcatcatccttaCCAACTTCaccatttgatgatgataaaactTTTGTACCAACATTTacaactaccaccaccacaactaataataataataataataacactaTAAATACtagtaatggtaatttaaCATTTACATCACCAGTTAAATCAACTGTtaatcaattgaaatcatcaaattcatcagTTGGTGGAACAGGTGGTAGTGTTTCAACTAGAAAATTAAGTGGTGCAAGTGTCAGTAGTAACAATAGTTTCAATGATAATACTAGTATAGAtacattaaataatcattttggTTCCGATCAATTTTCATTCAACTCATTTGgaagtaataatttaacagcACCACCAACAACCTCATCTTCAACAAATAAAGTTCAATCAGATTTCTTTGGTGTCGGTGGAGGAAATAAAGATCCATTTGGTggtgattcaaataataatccatttGGTGAGGAAAGTACATCATCAATTAGGGATGGTGGTTCTGAAACTTTATCAGAAGCTCATACTCTCTTTGATAAAGATCCACTTTTTGAAACAAATGATGCATTTCAATCCAGTAAAGATCCATTTGGTCAAATTTTATTCTCAAACTTTACAAAAGATTCATTTGGTGGTGAAAGTGTATcaaacaatagtaataatagtagtataaTTTCTTCAAATACAATACCTTCATCaaattttacttttaatacaaattcaacaacaaccaataatCGCCAATCACCAATTGATTCTGATTTATTTAGTGacaatcaacaacaacaacaacaacaacaacaacaacaacaacaacaacaacaacaacaacaacaacaacaacaaccaactcagtcaaatcaaaataatcaaagtTTTACAAGTAATGATTCTTTTGATGATTTCCAAActacaccaacaccaaccaataacaacaacaacactaCAACAACAGAGTTTGGTGTAAAGTTTAGTGATACAACTTTTGGTGATAGTTCAAAtggtgattttgattttggaaGTAATGTATTTGGTCAACCAAGTGCAAATGAtccattttcatcatcaattgaacCTCAACATCAACCTGATACAAACAATGTATCCTCTGATCCATTTAAAGGTGgttttgatgattttggaAGTGCACCATTctcttttgataataaattcaatgaaGTAGTTGGCGATGATTCACCATCAttaacaacagcaacaacaacaacaacaaatgataatgataatggcacttttgtttttaatgacaataataataatacacctTCACCATTTGATTCTTAa
- the eIF3s1 gene encoding eIF-3 alpha (Similar to eIF3), with protein MSDWSDLQKDKWINENREVEEVDAWDASSEDEVEKVEEEIKEPPKPVVKQLTKKQALQRAIELKEKELKEPQGDFDIYLEEKRKKELQEASDLENSKNLFSGLSVKESSSGEPISTFIPKTEKDFEQYSQIVSDYLLKYDSSIHYATFFKSLMKKVLVNVSSSDMNDISKTLTVLINEKLKNEKSGKGGNKTKTKVAPKKIHMGNELQNYDDFDDDDFM; from the exons ATGTCAGATTGGA gtgaccttcaaaaagataaatggattaatgaaaatagagAAGTTGAAGAAGTTGATGCATGGGATGCATCATCAGAAGATGAAGTAGAAAAAGttgaagaagaaattaaagaaccACCAAAACCAGTTGTTAAACAATTAACAAAGAAACAAGCATTGCAAAGagcaattgaattaaaagaaaaagaattaaaagaaccACAAGGTGACtttgatatttatttagaagagaaaagaaagaaagaattaCAAGAAGCATCTGATTTAGAAAACAGTAAAAATTTATTCTCTGGTTTATCCGTTAAAGAATCATCATCAGGTGAACCAATTTCAACTTTTATTCCAAAAACTGAAAAAGATTTTGAACAATATTCTCAAATCGTTtctgattatttattaaaatatgat tcatcAATTCATTATGCTACTttctttaaatcattaatgaaaaaagttTTAGTTAATGTATCATCATCAGATATGAATGATATTTCAAAAACTTTAAcagttttaattaatgaaaaattaaagaatgaaaaatCTGGTAAAGGTggtaataaaacaaaaacaaaggTTGCACCAAAAAAGATTCACATGGGAAATGAATTACAAAACtatgatgattttgatgatgatgattttatgtaa